Proteins from a single region of Bogoriella caseilytica:
- a CDS encoding PQQ-binding-like beta-propeller repeat protein encodes MSRQSQSPSRLIALSTAGVLVSALVASMLIWQWPQRTAASAGWRCGDGVSLSLAADDLDLPWDLHGEDGRLPEALDGDPWARNALETWEELLDASAVATMDESATLAGAADGLLVISAGAQGGSADLVAVDPGNGDQEWVLHIERGGFNAFRERGSRQVLGEGYTVLDDRLVVQTSTFPTGHAPYTDVVGFDLLTGEREYCTRSRGLAARPPDGFAELPGAVGERDLSSSLMGDVLVTPVRHEEGLRLEAVGLHSGELLWEIPWQDEHMRGAAGMEDLWVTSTTTANEPIGDPDSAGALRGDALADAPDTPQIVAHDGLDGGELWHYPRPEHDADHSLLVGTVPAAFAGDGGVLVADIGELVPRGEARSDLPERQLSLTMLTRSGDVAWSQPLHPVQVIAREAVDTLGEDVVAMLPDGEVVHLDLDTGASGAAFDVSMYERTPPLAAGFRIGDTWSLDRASELVVYDRASADVLRGPIEEGAIRSSMISVGESHAVISWMHGHTIFALD; translated from the coding sequence ATGTCGCGGCAGTCGCAGTCGCCGAGTCGATTGATCGCGCTGAGCACGGCCGGCGTGCTGGTGTCGGCATTGGTGGCCTCGATGCTGATCTGGCAATGGCCCCAGCGCACTGCCGCTTCGGCCGGTTGGCGTTGTGGCGACGGCGTGAGCCTCTCCCTCGCTGCCGATGACCTCGACCTGCCCTGGGACCTCCATGGCGAGGACGGCCGTCTGCCTGAAGCGTTGGACGGCGACCCCTGGGCGCGGAACGCGCTGGAGACGTGGGAGGAGCTGCTCGATGCCAGCGCCGTGGCCACCATGGATGAGTCCGCGACACTTGCCGGCGCGGCGGACGGGCTCCTGGTCATCAGTGCTGGCGCGCAGGGTGGCTCGGCGGACCTGGTCGCGGTCGATCCGGGCAACGGAGACCAGGAGTGGGTGCTCCACATCGAACGCGGGGGCTTCAATGCCTTCCGCGAGCGCGGAAGCCGTCAGGTGCTGGGGGAGGGGTACACGGTCCTCGACGACCGTCTGGTCGTGCAGACCAGCACCTTTCCGACCGGGCACGCTCCCTACACGGACGTCGTCGGCTTCGACCTGCTGACCGGTGAGCGCGAGTACTGCACGCGTAGCCGGGGACTCGCCGCCCGTCCGCCAGACGGGTTCGCGGAACTCCCCGGCGCGGTGGGCGAACGTGATCTTAGTTCCTCCCTCATGGGCGACGTGCTCGTGACCCCCGTACGCCACGAGGAAGGCCTGCGGCTCGAGGCCGTCGGGCTGCACTCCGGCGAACTGCTCTGGGAGATCCCTTGGCAGGACGAGCACATGCGCGGCGCGGCCGGGATGGAGGACCTCTGGGTGACCAGCACAACGACGGCGAACGAACCCATCGGTGATCCGGACTCGGCCGGCGCCCTGCGCGGGGACGCTCTTGCGGATGCCCCTGACACGCCCCAGATCGTCGCTCATGACGGACTCGATGGCGGGGAGTTGTGGCACTATCCGCGCCCCGAGCACGATGCCGACCACTCACTGCTGGTGGGCACGGTGCCGGCAGCGTTCGCGGGTGACGGGGGAGTTCTCGTGGCCGACATCGGCGAGCTGGTTCCACGAGGTGAGGCTCGCAGTGATCTCCCGGAGCGGCAGCTCTCCCTCACGATGCTCACACGCTCAGGTGATGTGGCCTGGTCGCAGCCGCTTCACCCGGTCCAGGTGATCGCACGAGAAGCGGTCGACACGCTCGGCGAAGATGTGGTCGCCATGCTCCCCGACGGGGAGGTGGTGCACCTCGATCTCGACACGGGAGCGAGCGGTGCTGCCTTCGACGTCTCGATGTATGAGCGCACTCCGCCCCTCGCCGCCGGTTTCCGGATCGGCGATACCTGGTCGCTCGACCGGGCCTCCGAGCTCGTGGTCTACGACCGCGCGTCGGCGGACGTGCTCCGTGGTCCGATCGAGGAGGGGGCCATCCGATCATCGATGATTTCGGTCGGGGAGAGCCATGCAGTGATCAGCTGGATGCATGGCCATACCATCTTCGCGTTGGACTGA